The Zestosphaera sp. DNA window TACTTGAATATTCTTAAAGGGACTGCGTTAGTAGCTGGCGCCGTGACTATCGGGGAATTCTTAGGGTACTTAATGAGGTTCTTTAGTGGGTACTTAGCCGACAAACTAAGGAGTAGTAAGGTTTTATGGGGCTTAACCATGTTAGGTTACGTGATTAACTTAGTGGCTGTCCCGGCTCTAGCGTTAGCGGGTAGGTGGGAA harbors:
- a CDS encoding MFS transporter, giving the protein MNEKLLLTFVFLGLVSLFADMTYEGARGVSGAYLNILKGTALVAGAVTIGEFLGYLMRFFSGYLADKLRSSKVLWGLTMLGYVINLVAVPALALAGRWE